One genomic segment of Nitratidesulfovibrio sp. includes these proteins:
- a CDS encoding amino acid ABC transporter ATP-binding protein: MIKFDHVHKWYASGLHVLQDITLEIKQGEVVVICGPSGSGKSTLIRCINKLEPIQKGHIVVDGVDINDPRTNLTMLRAEVGFVFQQFNLYPHMTVLENITLAPLLVRNTPRAEAEKTAMELLEKVNIPDKAGAYPGQLSGGQQQRVAIARGLAMKPRIMLFDEPTSALDPEMINEVLDVMRQLAREGMTMVCVTHEMGFAREVADRVIFMDQGVMVEENTPEAFFSNPVHDRTKEFLSKILTH, from the coding sequence GTGATCAAATTCGACCATGTGCACAAGTGGTACGCCAGCGGACTGCATGTGCTGCAGGATATCACCCTTGAAATCAAGCAAGGCGAGGTTGTCGTCATCTGCGGGCCCAGCGGGTCCGGCAAGAGCACGCTGATCCGCTGCATCAACAAGCTGGAGCCCATCCAGAAGGGCCACATCGTGGTGGATGGCGTGGACATCAACGACCCGCGCACCAACCTCACCATGCTGCGCGCCGAGGTGGGCTTCGTCTTTCAGCAGTTCAACCTGTATCCGCACATGACCGTGCTGGAAAACATCACCCTGGCCCCCCTGCTGGTGCGCAACACCCCCCGCGCCGAGGCAGAAAAGACGGCCATGGAACTGCTGGAAAAGGTGAACATTCCCGACAAGGCGGGCGCCTACCCCGGCCAGCTTTCGGGCGGGCAGCAGCAGCGCGTGGCCATCGCGCGCGGGCTGGCCATGAAGCCGCGCATCATGCTGTTCGACGAACCCACCAGCGCGCTGGACCCGGAAATGATCAACGAGGTGCTCGACGTCATGCGCCAGCTTGCCCGCGAGGGCATGACCATGGTCTGCGTGACGCACGAAATGGGCTTTGCGCGCGAAGTGGCCGACCGGGTCATCTTCATGGACCAGGGCGTCATGGTGGAAGAAAACACCCCCGAGGCGTTCTTCAGCAATCCCGTTCACGACCGCACCAAGGAATTTCTCAGCAAGATCCTGACGCACTAG
- a CDS encoding PilZ domain-containing protein, translating into MSDERRVFPRLQLDCPCFITLRRDAGDLPCMLGNISSGGVMLQLPPFCAAEGLPFGEVVSLVDVPKALAGALEGAQGRVAWCSGVQAGICFADVLPFNVDDIMDMLDEVC; encoded by the coding sequence ATGAGCGACGAACGCCGCGTCTTTCCCCGGCTGCAACTGGACTGCCCCTGCTTCATCACCCTGCGCCGCGACGCCGGAGACCTGCCGTGCATGCTCGGCAACATCAGCTCGGGCGGGGTGATGCTGCAACTGCCCCCCTTCTGCGCGGCAGAGGGACTGCCCTTTGGCGAAGTGGTGAGCCTGGTCGATGTGCCCAAGGCCCTGGCTGGCGCGCTGGAAGGGGCGCAGGGCCGGGTGGCCTGGTGCAGCGGCGTGCAGGCGGGTATCTGTTTCGCAGACGTGCTGCCCTTCAACGTGGACGACATCATGGACATGCTGGACGAGGTCTGCTGA
- a CDS encoding transporter substrate-binding domain-containing protein → MRLVKLLAMASALTVLMASVAMAGPVFDRIQKEKKIRVGIMTDSIPGAFYNEKGEWGGFDYDMATEVAKRMGVEIERVQVNNKTRIALVQSGQIDLSVSNMTHTRERDKSVDFSLTYFFDGQKILSKKGQFKSVKDMVGKKIATMQGTTSEVNVRRALKEAGDPNAETNVISYQKESECFQALQNGRVAGWSTDASILVGYAAKTPGQFELVGDFLSDEPYGMAMPQDDSALRDAVNAAIQDMWKDGTYKSIYNKWYGPGTPFEMPLAGQIEMWP, encoded by the coding sequence ATGCGCTTGGTCAAACTGCTTGCAATGGCTTCGGCCCTGACCGTGCTGATGGCCTCCGTGGCCATGGCCGGTCCGGTCTTCGACCGCATCCAGAAGGAAAAGAAGATCCGCGTCGGCATCATGACCGACTCCATCCCCGGCGCCTTCTACAATGAAAAGGGCGAATGGGGCGGCTTCGACTACGACATGGCCACCGAAGTGGCCAAGCGCATGGGCGTCGAGATCGAACGCGTCCAGGTGAACAACAAGACCCGCATCGCCCTGGTGCAGTCGGGCCAGATCGACCTTTCCGTGTCGAACATGACCCACACCCGCGAGCGCGACAAGTCTGTCGACTTTTCGCTGACCTACTTCTTCGACGGCCAGAAGATCCTGTCCAAGAAGGGCCAGTTCAAGTCCGTGAAGGACATGGTGGGCAAGAAGATCGCCACCATGCAGGGCACCACGTCCGAAGTGAACGTGCGCCGCGCCCTGAAGGAAGCGGGTGACCCCAACGCCGAAACCAACGTGATTTCCTACCAGAAGGAATCCGAGTGCTTCCAGGCGCTGCAGAACGGCCGCGTGGCCGGCTGGTCCACCGACGCCTCGATCCTGGTCGGCTACGCCGCCAAGACCCCCGGCCAGTTCGAACTGGTGGGCGACTTCCTGTCCGACGAACCCTACGGCATGGCCATGCCCCAGGACGATTCCGCCCTGCGTGACGCCGTGAACGCCGCCATCCAGGACATGTGGAAGGACGGCACCTACAAGAGCATCTACAACAAGTGGTACGGCCCGGGCACCCCGTTCGAAATGCCGCTGGCCGGCCAGATCGAAATGTGGCCCTAA
- a CDS encoding YceI family protein has translation MPTGHKVRKIGLAAARAFVERRTGIVLDVMVPEYFELRHIPGAVQACVHEVVFCDAVAALAPDRTAPVLVYGAGAGSLDGRMAAEKLLRQGHADVRWFAGGLEAWCDAGLPLEGSAPHARPDAHPPVVMPDGAYALDAATSAIRWTGRNDNGAHTGTVDCAGGSLIFSRGHGTGNLRIDMRTIHDQDITDDALRPVLEAHLASDDFFFTALFPQAALEDMALTPLPSATATTPNYRLTGLFTLRSVHRKLALNVAVRRSGDADGLSLSGHCDLDRTRWGVLYGSARFFRHLGYHRVDDAISLDFRLVYTPARGR, from the coding sequence ATGCCCACAGGGCACAAGGTTCGCAAAATCGGGCTCGCGGCGGCGCGGGCCTTCGTGGAAAGGCGCACGGGCATCGTGCTGGACGTGATGGTGCCGGAGTATTTCGAGTTGCGGCACATTCCCGGCGCGGTGCAGGCCTGCGTGCACGAGGTGGTGTTCTGCGATGCCGTGGCCGCGCTGGCCCCGGACCGCACGGCGCCAGTGCTGGTCTACGGCGCGGGCGCGGGCTCGCTGGACGGGCGCATGGCGGCGGAAAAGCTGCTGCGTCAGGGGCACGCCGACGTGCGCTGGTTCGCGGGCGGGCTGGAGGCATGGTGTGACGCCGGATTGCCGCTGGAGGGCAGCGCCCCCCATGCCCGGCCGGACGCACACCCGCCCGTGGTCATGCCTGACGGCGCCTACGCGCTGGACGCGGCGACATCCGCCATCCGCTGGACAGGCCGCAACGACAACGGCGCGCACACCGGCACCGTGGACTGCGCCGGAGGATCGCTGATCTTCTCGCGCGGGCACGGCACGGGCAACCTGCGCATCGACATGCGCACCATCCACGATCAGGACATCACCGACGACGCGCTGCGCCCGGTACTGGAAGCGCATCTGGCCTCGGACGACTTCTTCTTCACCGCCCTGTTCCCGCAGGCCGCGCTGGAGGACATGGCCCTCACACCGCTGCCCTCGGCCACGGCCACCACCCCCAACTACCGGCTGACAGGGCTGTTCACCCTGCGGAGCGTACACAGGAAACTGGCGCTCAATGTGGCGGTGCGGCGCAGCGGTGATGCGGATGGACTGAGCCTGTCCGGGCACTGCGACCTGGACCGCACCCGCTGGGGCGTGCTGTACGGATCGGCGCGCTTCTTCAGGCACCTGGGCTACCATCGGGTGGATGACGCCATCTCGCTGGATTTCCGGCTGGTGTACACGCCCGCCAGGGGCCGATGA
- a CDS encoding HAMP domain-containing sensor histidine kinase → MTSEQPPAPPSNTTPPAPPPVLGADHVSGRIRAKLADYTRYNFSARQICAFNVFFDLAQEFDALPDLYALAVLVPRILFDMQAELYVLDASGTLVRRNPDMPPFANNPPQRDHLAEGPHMQDGQYRIPVRGRHADRESLPFTPVGDVLGMMVLHPATPLTEHDRFYYEKYANRVGFQLHNRLLHMKNREHIRFIRSLVHDIGHNVIVPNMYFKLLFRQLEGKIQAMGELRETLSAGGRMPSGPEAEAIRQLGYLHERLDEQYREIYRHFLQSSLFLETLLRQSHFDQGHYVLQKTEIDIAQRVVLPQLERFRSRLEEKGIKVRMDMRPDCEHVRVSADVGLISQVLANLLSNAVKYTRPTPGARRQAVHCRICRVADAFGPGHPGARVEVFTTGPAVSDADSPHLFEPDFRGSNTHGEYGTGHGLHFVREIVDLHGGRVGYEAQEGGNAFYFLLPCDTPARD, encoded by the coding sequence ATGACGTCCGAGCAGCCCCCCGCCCCCCCGTCCAACACCACCCCTCCCGCACCGCCGCCCGTGCTGGGCGCAGACCACGTTTCCGGGCGCATCCGGGCCAAGCTGGCCGACTACACGCGCTACAACTTCAGCGCACGGCAGATTTGCGCCTTCAACGTGTTCTTCGACCTGGCCCAGGAATTCGACGCCCTGCCCGACCTGTACGCGCTGGCCGTGCTGGTGCCGCGCATCCTGTTCGACATGCAGGCCGAGCTGTACGTGCTCGACGCCTCGGGCACCCTGGTGCGACGCAACCCGGACATGCCCCCCTTCGCGAACAACCCGCCCCAGCGCGACCACCTGGCAGAAGGGCCGCACATGCAGGACGGCCAGTACCGCATCCCCGTGCGGGGCCGCCATGCCGACCGCGAAAGCCTGCCCTTCACCCCCGTGGGCGACGTGCTGGGCATGATGGTGCTGCACCCCGCAACGCCGCTGACAGAGCACGACCGCTTCTACTACGAAAAATACGCCAACCGCGTGGGTTTCCAACTGCACAACAGGTTGCTGCACATGAAGAACCGCGAACACATCCGGTTCATCCGCAGCCTGGTGCATGACATCGGCCACAACGTCATCGTGCCCAACATGTACTTCAAGCTGCTGTTTCGGCAACTGGAGGGCAAGATACAGGCCATGGGTGAACTGCGCGAAACCCTCAGCGCGGGCGGGCGCATGCCCAGCGGGCCGGAGGCCGAGGCCATCCGCCAGTTGGGCTACCTGCACGAGCGGCTGGACGAGCAGTACCGCGAAATCTACCGCCACTTCCTGCAATCCAGCCTGTTTCTGGAAACGCTGCTGCGCCAGAGCCACTTCGACCAGGGACACTACGTGCTCCAGAAGACGGAAATCGACATCGCCCAGCGCGTGGTGCTGCCGCAACTGGAACGCTTTCGGTCACGGCTGGAGGAAAAGGGCATCAAGGTGCGCATGGACATGCGCCCGGACTGCGAGCACGTGCGTGTTTCCGCCGATGTGGGGCTGATCAGCCAGGTGCTGGCCAACCTCTTGTCCAACGCGGTCAAGTACACCCGCCCCACGCCGGGTGCCCGGCGCCAGGCCGTGCACTGCCGCATCTGCCGGGTGGCCGATGCCTTCGGACCCGGCCACCCCGGTGCACGGGTGGAGGTATTCACCACCGGGCCCGCCGTGTCCGACGCCGACAGCCCCCACCTGTTCGAACCGGACTTTCGGGGGTCCAACACCCATGGCGAATACGGCACCGGGCACGGCCTGCATTTCGTGCGCGAAATCGTGGACCTGCATGGGGGGCGCGTGGGCTACGAGGCGCAGGAAGGCGGCAATGCCTTCTACTTCCTGTTGCCCTGCGACACCCCGGCCCGCGACTGA
- a CDS encoding amino acid ABC transporter permease, with amino-acid sequence MIRYWLEKTWVQNAVLISLAAFAIYYCGWVFDFGYEFKWSMLFTRNETYGVVMGAEILKGLANTVRISLISSALALLLGTMLGLARLSLFRPLRATATSIIEFFRNTPLLIQLFFWYFAFPAILPDNAREALFSIPFEFWCATIGLSIYTASFMAEVIRAGLQSIPKGLLEAAYSSGLSYFQVLRTIILPLAFRAIIPPLGSEFLNNMKNSSLAMVVGVAELTWHAQQVESLTFKGFEATSAATVLYLSLSLIISFILNGVNGRMRLDTAPGRSVPVLVVGALLAPFGLIRRLFIRPVTRALRARRRSAAQTTYTPLAAMLHQLGRHAARAAVLAGKGLFVALLAGLLYSVGKGLLGFQWHVVFENLRSLLIWHFPNGRSDEMFLGLGGLAYSLLMAVIAISVSFFIGLAVGVGRSSSNRVFRIPCLLYIELIRGNPLIIVIFWVYFFIPVMFGTTMNVFWSATWALTAFTGAYIAEIVRTGIQNIPAGQVEAAYSTGLTYLQAMRKIVLPQALKQMIPAIVGQFIAIFKDTSLAFVLGVLELTFVAQGINNRLMVHPMEIYGTVAFLYFICCYTMSVFAARLERRLSPEKISLRM; translated from the coding sequence ATGATCCGATACTGGCTGGAAAAGACCTGGGTCCAGAACGCAGTCCTCATCTCGCTGGCGGCGTTCGCCATCTACTACTGCGGCTGGGTCTTCGACTTCGGCTACGAATTCAAGTGGAGCATGCTCTTCACGCGCAACGAGACCTACGGCGTGGTCATGGGCGCGGAAATCCTGAAGGGCCTCGCCAACACGGTGCGCATCTCGCTGATCAGTTCCGCCCTGGCGCTGCTGCTCGGCACCATGCTGGGCCTTGCCCGGTTGTCGCTGTTCCGCCCGTTGCGGGCCACGGCCACCAGCATCATCGAATTCTTTCGCAACACGCCGCTGCTCATCCAGCTGTTCTTCTGGTACTTCGCCTTCCCGGCCATCCTGCCCGACAACGCGCGCGAGGCACTGTTCTCCATCCCGTTCGAGTTCTGGTGCGCCACCATCGGCCTGTCCATCTACACCGCCTCGTTCATGGCCGAAGTCATCCGCGCGGGGCTCCAGTCCATCCCCAAGGGGCTGCTGGAAGCGGCCTACTCCTCCGGCCTGTCCTATTTCCAGGTGCTGCGCACCATCATCCTGCCACTGGCGTTCCGGGCCATCATTCCTCCCCTGGGCAGCGAGTTTCTGAACAACATGAAGAACTCGTCGCTGGCCATGGTGGTGGGCGTGGCGGAACTTACCTGGCATGCCCAGCAGGTGGAATCGCTGACCTTCAAGGGCTTCGAGGCCACCAGCGCCGCCACGGTGCTGTACCTTTCGCTGTCGCTGATCATCTCGTTCATTCTCAACGGGGTGAACGGCCGCATGCGCCTGGATACCGCCCCCGGCCGCTCGGTGCCGGTGCTGGTGGTGGGCGCGCTGCTGGCCCCGTTCGGGCTCATCCGCCGCCTGTTCATCCGGCCCGTCACCCGCGCCCTGCGGGCCCGCCGCCGCTCCGCCGCCCAGACCACCTACACCCCGCTGGCGGCCATGCTGCACCAGTTGGGCAGGCACGCCGCCCGCGCCGCGGTACTGGCGGGCAAGGGGCTGTTCGTGGCGCTGCTGGCCGGGCTGCTCTATTCGGTGGGCAAGGGGCTGCTGGGCTTTCAGTGGCACGTGGTGTTCGAAAACCTGCGCTCCCTGCTCATCTGGCACTTTCCCAACGGGCGCTCGGACGAGATGTTCCTGGGCCTTGGCGGCCTGGCCTATTCGCTGCTGATGGCCGTCATCGCCATTTCGGTCAGCTTCTTCATCGGCCTTGCCGTGGGCGTGGGGCGCTCGTCGTCCAACCGGGTGTTCCGCATCCCCTGCCTGCTGTACATCGAGTTGATTCGCGGCAACCCGCTGATCATCGTCATCTTCTGGGTGTACTTCTTCATTCCGGTCATGTTCGGCACCACGATGAACGTGTTCTGGTCGGCCACGTGGGCGCTGACGGCCTTTACCGGGGCCTACATTGCCGAAATCGTGCGCACCGGCATCCAGAACATTCCCGCCGGGCAGGTGGAGGCGGCCTACTCCACGGGCCTCACCTACCTGCAAGCCATGCGCAAGATCGTGCTGCCCCAGGCGCTGAAGCAGATGATTCCCGCCATCGTGGGCCAGTTCATCGCCATCTTCAAGGACACCTCGCTGGCTTTCGTG
- a CDS encoding pirin family protein — translation MPRDIELVLHGEPVTEGAGVRLRRMFGYYEAPMFDPFLLLDDFRSDRPEDFIKGFPWHPHRGIETITYILRGDVEHGDSMGNKGVISSGDVQWMTAGSGIIHQEMPKGDAHGAMHGFQLWANLPASHKMMEPRYRSITAAEIPVAQLPHGVAAKVIAGTVHGAGGPVTGPAADIVTDPGYLDLTIPAGVTHEHPVPHGHTAIAYVIDGAGVSIGTGGEKAEATAGGGAGETAVANRTLVLFRRPAGNNPGEGGDNPGAGDDSVAFRAGEGGLRLLLFTGRPLGEPVAWRGPIVMNTDAELETAFHEVRTGTFIRHPTPGGLDR, via the coding sequence ATGCCGAGAGACATCGAACTCGTCCTGCACGGAGAACCGGTCACCGAGGGCGCGGGCGTACGGCTGCGCCGCATGTTCGGCTACTACGAGGCCCCCATGTTCGACCCGTTCCTGCTGCTGGACGACTTTCGCTCCGACAGGCCGGAAGACTTCATCAAGGGCTTTCCGTGGCACCCGCACCGGGGCATCGAAACCATCACCTACATCCTGCGCGGCGATGTGGAACACGGCGACAGCATGGGCAACAAGGGGGTCATTTCCTCCGGCGACGTGCAGTGGATGACGGCGGGCAGCGGCATCATCCATCAGGAAATGCCCAAGGGCGACGCACACGGCGCCATGCACGGGTTCCAGCTGTGGGCCAACCTGCCCGCCAGCCACAAGATGATGGAGCCGCGCTACCGCAGCATCACGGCGGCGGAAATCCCCGTGGCGCAACTGCCGCATGGGGTGGCGGCCAAGGTCATCGCCGGGACGGTGCACGGCGCGGGGGGCCCGGTGACGGGACCGGCGGCGGACATCGTCACCGACCCCGGCTACCTGGACCTGACCATTCCGGCGGGGGTGACGCACGAGCACCCCGTGCCGCACGGGCATACCGCCATCGCCTATGTCATTGACGGGGCGGGGGTGAGCATCGGAACGGGTGGGGAGAAGGCGGAAGCAACGGCAGGGGGCGGCGCCGGGGAAACCGCCGTGGCCAACCGCACCCTGGTGCTGTTCCGGCGGCCCGCAGGCAATAATCCGGGGGAAGGCGGCGACAATCCGGGAGCGGGCGACGACAGCGTGGCCTTTCGCGCTGGCGAAGGCGGTCTGCGTCTTCTGCTGTTCACGGGGCGCCCGCTGGGCGAGCCCGTGGCCTGGCGCGGCCCCATCGTCATGAACACCGACGCGGAACTGGAAACGGCGTTCCACGAGGTGCGGACGGGCACCTTCATCCGCCATCCGACACCTGGCGGACTGGACCGGTAG
- a CDS encoding aminopeptidase, translating into MYDAETLGKYADVMLWGLARGRRAPLRKSDFVLVRFDLPGLPLAEELCGRLHDMGMIPVPRMQPTPRMEHDFYARANNKRLTTLIPGERDLYSHLGGCITIIAPESLTHLASIEPERIAMAQAARRPLQDIAHLREDMGAYGWTLCIWPTAALAGQAGLSLADYADEVRRACLLGEADPAATWARVAKQAEAIRARLDELGDATLHVEADGTDLRLRVGRMRRWAGVTGRNIPSFELYVSPDWRSVEGVYTADLPSFRSGNIVQGVRLEFRQGRVVRLDAEQGEGFATGQLNSDPGAAMLGEFALVDRRFSRISRFMANTLYDENHGGPHGSMHVALGQSYANTFSGPSDELTADARRDLGFNSSSLHWDLVATTPRRVTAVSSEGKRVVIYEDGEFRL; encoded by the coding sequence ATGTACGATGCCGAAACCCTGGGGAAATATGCCGACGTCATGCTGTGGGGGCTTGCGCGCGGGCGCCGCGCGCCCCTGCGCAAGAGCGACTTCGTGCTGGTGCGCTTCGACCTGCCGGGCCTGCCCCTGGCCGAGGAACTGTGCGGCAGGCTGCACGACATGGGCATGATTCCCGTGCCGCGCATGCAGCCCACCCCGCGCATGGAGCATGATTTCTACGCCCGCGCCAACAACAAGCGCCTGACCACGCTGATCCCCGGCGAACGCGACCTGTACAGCCACCTTGGCGGGTGCATCACCATCATCGCGCCGGAATCGCTCACCCATCTCGCCTCCATCGAGCCGGAGCGCATCGCCATGGCCCAGGCCGCTCGCCGCCCGTTGCAGGACATCGCCCACCTGCGCGAGGACATGGGCGCCTACGGCTGGACCCTGTGCATCTGGCCCACGGCGGCCCTGGCCGGGCAGGCCGGGCTTTCGCTGGCCGACTACGCCGACGAGGTGCGCCGGGCCTGCCTGCTGGGCGAGGCAGACCCCGCCGCCACCTGGGCCCGCGTGGCAAAACAGGCCGAGGCCATCCGCGCCAGGCTGGACGAACTGGGCGACGCCACCCTGCACGTGGAGGCCGACGGCACCGACCTGCGCCTGCGCGTGGGGCGCATGCGCCGCTGGGCCGGGGTGACCGGGCGCAACATTCCCAGCTTCGAGCTGTACGTCTCGCCCGACTGGCGCAGCGTGGAAGGGGTGTACACCGCCGACCTGCCGTCGTTCCGTTCCGGCAACATCGTGCAGGGGGTAAGGCTGGAATTCCGGCAGGGCCGCGTGGTGCGGCTGGATGCCGAGCAGGGCGAGGGCTTTGCCACCGGGCAGTTGAACAGCGATCCCGGCGCGGCCATGCTGGGTGAATTCGCCCTGGTGGACCGACGCTTCTCGCGCATCAGCCGGTTCATGGCCAACACCCTGTACGACGAGAACCACGGTGGCCCGCACGGTTCCATGCACGTGGCGCTGGGCCAGTCGTACGCCAACACCTTTTCCGGCCCGTCCGACGAGCTTACCGCAGACGCCCGGCGCGACCTGGGCTTCAACAGTTCCAGCCTGCACTGGGATCTGGTGGCCACCACCCCGCGCAGGGTTACCGCCGTTTCGTCGGAGGGCAAACGCGTGGTTATCTACGAGGACGGGGAGTTCCGGTTGTAG
- a CDS encoding tetratricopeptide repeat protein — protein sequence MVPQVLGVYVSMRTERTGMGTTSREVSQKIYWLAACQADGAEGSAGPVRADGPVRADGPSRADGPSRADGPSRADRAGRAGRAEQADRTEGGRYILQPLTDAYLPSGLVKDLPEADFIEHFLPDPDCYDKFIRPAAEALAVYIDELPTDLPFSVEQFSPLALPFDQLRVLDGLLAVLRGRPGLVPRAHDVPDLRAMLAGMCQLRMVPDFQNRVAGVAIGLRKRGDYAAAEYYYERALVVSGQEDRILFNLARVYYETGRPQKAADCLRRALAANPGLAVAEQFLRFVLTGMRAGVPDGGEVPHEPAPNDSGKDASARTGAESTGTEPATPEPDASGA from the coding sequence ATGGTGCCGCAGGTGTTGGGAGTGTACGTTTCCATGCGCACGGAGCGCACGGGCATGGGCACCACGAGCAGGGAAGTTTCGCAGAAGATCTACTGGCTGGCGGCCTGCCAGGCTGACGGCGCGGAAGGTTCCGCCGGGCCAGTCCGTGCAGATGGACCAGTCCGCGCAGATGGACCAAGCCGGGCAGATGGACCAAGCCGGGCAGATGGACCAAGCCGGGCAGACCGTGCGGGCCGGGCAGGTCGTGCAGAGCAGGCAGACCGGACAGAGGGCGGGCGCTACATCCTGCAACCGCTGACCGACGCGTACCTGCCCTCGGGGCTGGTGAAGGACCTGCCGGAGGCCGATTTCATCGAACACTTCCTGCCCGACCCGGACTGCTACGACAAGTTCATTCGTCCGGCAGCCGAGGCCCTGGCCGTCTACATCGACGAACTGCCGACGGACCTGCCCTTTTCGGTGGAGCAGTTCAGCCCGCTGGCCCTGCCCTTTGACCAGTTGCGCGTGCTGGACGGCCTGCTGGCCGTGCTGCGGGGCAGGCCGGGACTGGTGCCCCGTGCGCACGACGTGCCCGACCTGCGGGCCATGCTGGCGGGCATGTGCCAGTTGCGCATGGTGCCCGACTTCCAGAACCGCGTGGCCGGGGTGGCCATTGGCCTGCGCAAGCGCGGCGACTACGCGGCGGCGGAATACTACTACGAACGCGCTCTGGTGGTGAGCGGCCAGGAAGACCGCATCCTGTTCAACCTGGCGCGGGTGTACTACGAGACGGGGCGGCCCCAGAAGGCCGCCGACTGCCTGCGCCGTGCGCTGGCAGCCAATCCGGGGCTGGCGGTGGCCGAGCAGTTCCTGCGATTTGTCCTGACCGGCATGCGCGCTGGCGTGCCGGACGGGGGCGAGGTGCCGCATGAGCCCGCCCCGAACGATTCCGGAAAGGACGCTTCGGCGCGGACCGGAGCGGAGTCCACGGGGACGGAACCGGCTACCCCGGAGCCGGACGCGTCCGGCGCGTGA